The sequence CAAACCACTACTCCCAAGAATGACTTTGTTTCATCTAGTAGTATCGACTCTCTTTATCAGGCTAAATTTACTTCACAAGAGGGTTATGGATATAGTGTAGATGCTAAAGGATTTATGGGAGCTGATTTTAACAAGGCAGCAGGCTTGCCACAGGACTTTAAAATCCACAAAAGCACGCTTGATGCGATAGTGCTACACAATCAAAAACACCCAAACTTTACAAATTTTTCAATGAATACAAAAAAAGATAATGTGCTATTTGGAGAGGATAGCTTTGCAAATATCGATCTAGCAGATACCATCAAGCAATACTATAAAATTTTTGATCAAATTTCAGCTGGAGTTATTAGCAAGGGCAAAGAATTTTACTCAAATGAAGATCTAGCAAAGATGCCAAAGGGCTACTTTTCAAAAGATAAAAAAATAGATTATTCCGAATATCTAATGGGTAGGATGTCGAGCGATGAGATAGATGGGCTAACTGATAGGAGTAATGAGAAGGTAACTCATGTCTTCAGGACAGCCCAAGATGCAGACGATGCGCGTAAGCTAATGAATGATCTAAAAGACATAAATGTAGAAGTTAATGGAAATTTCCTTGACTTCTCTCCAGAAGTTATGACAACTGAGCATACTATCCCTTATATGTGGGTTAGTAGTGCTGGATATGACTTTAAGCCTGATATGTCTGTATATGATAATGAACAAGGCTATACAAAGGAGCAAATCTTTGTCGCATTTTTAAAAAACGAGCAAGGTCTTGTGTTGCAAGGTGGCACAACAAGGATAACTGATGAGGCTCGCAATGTATATAGAGACAAACTCATACTTACAAAGCAAGATAGAAGCGAGATAGGCATACCAAAAGCTTATTATAATGAGATACTATCTGGCAAGAAAGATCTAAAAGATATACTAGCTAGGATTTTAAAGCTTAGAAATTTAGAGCTAAAAAAAGATCAAACGCTTGAGGGACTAGCAAATAAAATAATGGATGTTTTAAAAGAATTTGATGAGAGGATGAAGGTAAAAGCCTAAAGTCCGTCAAGTAAAATTTTATAAAGGCGGTTTATCTCATCGTCATTTAGCTCGATCGTGCTTTTTGTATCAAACAAATTTTTGATCTTGCTAGCGTCAAATTCGCTTCTATCAAGGCAGTGCTTGTGAGAGGGCAAAAAGCCACGAGTTAGGCAAAGCTCGCTTTCTATCTCCTCGTCGCAGATAAAGCACTCAAGCTCGCTGTGAAGCCTGCCTTCATACTCTAAAATTTTGACGTAGCTTTCGATGATAAGGCGTTTTGGGTTTTGTAGCTGCATCTGTTTGGCGCAGCGATCAAGCTCAAAAAAGTAAATTTCATCGAGCTGCTCGACCTCTTTTAGATGATCATAAAGTAGGCGCATAAACTGCTGCCAAATGATGAGTTTGTCGCGCTCTAGCAGCCACTTAAAGCCAAGGTGAAGTATGCTTCTAAGCTTTGGTAGAAACTTAGCCTCTTGCTCGAGCTCAAAGTCGATCTTGTAGCCAGTCATGATGTTTGAGTGGCGTGCGCCAAAAAATCTATATGACTTTACGAGCAAATTTGGCGTTAGCACAAAGACTAAAAGGTCCTCGTCTCTGACCTTTTGCACGCGCAGGATGTAGCCTTGCATCTAGGCAAAAAACTCCCTTATGCGCTCTCTCATCGCTGCCACATCTTTGATAAAATTTACATCGTTTCTAAATGTTGTTGCGCCGTCTATGCCCTTGCTGTATTGGTGGAGGTGCTTTCTAAATATGCAAAGTCCGTGCTCGCCGTAGTGCTCGATCATAGCGTCGAAGTGAGCTAGTATGATCTCTTGTTTTAGTGCCTTATCCACGCTACTTTTGGTCTTTATCTCGTGAAATATCCAAGGGTTGCCGATGCTTGCTCTACCGATCATAAGGGCGTCGCATTTTGTGAGATTTAAAATTTCATCTGCATTTTGCGCGTTTATGTCGCCATTTGCAATAACTGGGATTTTCACGCTCGCTTTTACTCTAGCGATCGCTTCATAATCAACCTTTGCGCTGTATCCACCAGCTCTGGTGCGCCCATGCACTGCGATGTAGTCTGCGCCCGCTTCTTCGCAGGCCTTTGCGATTTTCTCTTCATTTTTGTCGTTAAAGCCAAGTCTAAATTTAACGCTTAGGCTCTCTTTGTTTGAGATGCTTTTTATGGCTTCGATTATGCTTTGAAGTTTGTCTAGGTCGTTTAGTAAAGCCGATCCTGCGCCTTGTCTAACGACCTTTGGTACAGGGCAGCCACAGTTTAGATCGAGCCCATAAATCCCATCAAATTTATTGATTATCAACACGGCTTTTTTTAAATTTTCTATGTCGCTACCAGCTATTTGGACGACGTAGGGCTCTTCGTTTGGGGACTTTTTAAGCATTTCAAGGGTTTTGTCACTGCTCTCATAGACCAGAGCATTTGCGCTGATCATCTCGCTAACAGTGACGTCGCAGCCAAATTTCTTGACGACGCTTCGTAACGGCAGGTCAGAAAAACCAGCAAGTGGCGCTAAGAAAAGTGGCTTTTTACTAAAGTCTATCATTTAAAAAATAGCGAGCTAGGCACCATTTTGCCGTTATCTCGCAAAAATAGTAAAACCTTTATCTCTTTAAACTCATCAGGGTCGCTGCCCTCGATAGCTTCTCTTACTTTATCAAGCATTTGAAGCTCAAATAGCGCATATACGTAGGCTTCATCAGCGTCAGCATGGATGCTTTTTAGCTTCTCAAAGATGCCGATAAATGCGTCTGGTTTTAGTTTATTTTTAAGCATTATAGCTGCTTTGTCGTATTGTGCTTTTGTTACTTTTGCATTATTTAAAAGATCGAAAATTTCATCGCTACTTAGGTCGATCTCATCATTTACAAAACGCGTGATAATGGTCATTATATCTTCGCTTGCTAGCTCTGGATCGATTTTTTTAATCTCGCTAAATGAAGCTGTTTTTATGAGCTTATAGAAGGCTGCCTTTTTAAGGCTATCGTTTTGCTCTTGATTTTTAAGCACATCAAGATAGTAAGTAGGCATCTGCTCGATCTTGTTTAGCTCGTTTAGGATGTTTAGCTTGCTATCTTTTGCTAGTCTAAATTTCTTTAGATCGACGATCTCTTTGTTTTTTATGCTTTTTATGGTTTGTAAAATGTTATTTATCTCGCCGTCATCAACGCCAACATCTTTAAGCTCGCCTACTGGTGAGATAGAGCGTGTGAGCTGTGAGGCGATCTTGTAAGTATCGGTTTTGAAGTCTTTGTTGCTCTCAAAGCCAAGAAGCGTCTCTTTTGCAAGGTCTTTGTAGAGCTGGCTATCTTTTTTTATCCATTTTTTATATCTATAAAAGGCGTATCCGTGATATGCGATGTGAAGTAGGGCAAGGAGCGCCAAAAGGGCTACTGGAAGTGCCACCCAGACAGCTACTGGCAAGGTTATGGCTTGACCTAAGAGCTCAAAGGTGAAGTCTGAACTATTAAGAGAATAGGTAAGTCCTGCAACAACTGCTGTGTAGATGATGCAGTAGACGAGAAATTTTCTGGTTTTCATATTTTCTCCTTAGTTTTTTGCTGTTTTTTCTATTATCTCACGACAAGCTATGCAGTATTTTGCATGCGGTTTTACTTTTAGGCGAGGGACGCCGATCTCCTCTTCGCACATGTCACAAATTCCATAAGTCTTGTTTGCTATCTTCTCAAGCGCCTCGTCGATCTCGTGAAGCTCGGCTCTTTGCTGGGTTGATATAGACTGCTCTATAAGCTGGTCAGTATTTACTGAAGCGATGTCAAATTCATCGCTTACTCCACTATCTCTTAGGCCACTTACTTCAACTGATGAGTCATAAATATTTTTTTTGATTTGTAACTTTCTATCTTCAAGTAGTTTTTTGAAAAAATTTAGCTCGTTTTGAGTCATTTTATATTCCTTTATTTGTGATATGGGTGGTTTGCATTGATACAAAGCCCTCTAAAAATTTGCTCAAAAAGTACGAGCTTGGCGACTTTGTGCGCCATAGTCATCTTGCTTAAGCTTACGACTTTTTGTGCCTTGTTTTTTAAATTTTGGCTAAGCCCATAAGCTCCACCTATGAAAAAATTGATCTGTGAATTTGAGTTTAAAATTTGAGCAAATTCTTGGCTGTCAAGCTGTGAGCCATTTTCATCAAGCATCACACAAAAGCCTTTTAAATTTGGCTCGTAAATTTCATCATAAGCTCTTAGCGCATCACTTCTGCCGCTGCTTTGAGCCTTTGCTATCTTTTCATTAAATATGATTTTGTCGTTTATCTTGGCAAATTTTGCACTCATTTTTATATATTCTTGTATCTCGTTTTCAAAGTTATCACGCGATGATTTTTGAATGCTAAAAACCGAAATTTCCAAACTTACCCTTTGGTTTTTAGCTTTAGCTCAAAGCCAGCTTCACTCTCGCTTGTCGCCTCGTTTTTAACGGCTTTTTTGTTGCTTGTAAGAAATTTAACCATATCGCTTATATATTTTTTGTGCTCGCTTCTTGGCACGATGTCATCTATAAGACCATGTTCAAGCAAAAATTCAGCCCTTTGAAAGCCCTCTGGAAGATCAGCGCCTATGGTTTGTTTGATAACCCTTTGTCCTGCAAAGCCTATTAGCGCGCCAGGTTCAGCGATTATTAGATCTCCAAGCCATGCAAATGATGCACTAACGCCGCCCATCGTAGGATCTGTAAGGATAGAAATATATGGTAGTCTTGCTTCATCAAGAAGTTTTAGGGCTGCTGAAGTCTTTGACATCTGCATCAAAGAAAATGTGCTCTCTTGCATTCTAGCGCCACCAGATGCGCTTACGATGATTAAGGCTTGGCATTTTTCGATCGCGCGTTTTATCGCTCTTACGATCTTTTCGCCCTCGACTGAAGCTAGTGAGCCGCCCATGAAGCCAAAGTCAAAAACAACTAGCTGGATCTCTTGCCCGTTGCATTTGCCTTCGCCGCATATCACTGAGCTTGTGCGTCCTGTCTTTTCTTTATTTTCTGTGATTCTTTTTTTGTATGATTTTTTATCGACAAAATTTAAAGGATCTACTGGTTTTAAATTTGCGTCAAATTCTACAAAGCTACCTTCATCGCAGATCAAATTTATGCGATCATCAGCTTTTAATCTCATGTGGTAGCCGCATTTTGGGCATACATTAAAACAAGCTTCAACTTCTTTGTAATACATCAGTGAGTGGCAGTTGTCGCATTTTACCCAGTGTGTAGGTGCTTCTTCTGGACGAGGTTGAGCTTTTCTTATCTTTGAAAAAATGTCTGAGAAATTCATCTTTTTACCCACTTATATTAAAAATTGTGGGATTATATCTAATGTTAGCCTTGCTTTTTCTTATATGACTTAAAGTTTGTTTGTTTGTGGGGGATTTAAGGGGCAAACTAGCCCCTTAAAAGTATCTTATTAGAAGCGTCTTCCGATAGTAAATTCGAATGTATTTGTATCATCGCCCTCTTTAGGTTTAAGAGCTTTTGCGAAGATTAGTTGAAGTGGTCCGATAGGTGTTATCCACTCGATACCTGTACCAACTGATGATCTTTTTATCTCATTTAGACTATTTTCGCCGATCATACCATAGTCGTAAAATACAACGCCACGCATTTTGACACGCTCTATTATAGGAAAGCTCATCTCAACTGAGTTGTTAAATGAAGTCTCGCCGCCGTATTCATAGTAATCGCCATTATATTTTACTTTTGGAGATACGGTTCTGCTCTCGTAACCACGTAAGCTTCTTATACCACCAAGGTAAAGTCTTTCGTTAATCGGAGTATAGCCTCTCTCCCAAATTTTGCCAAAGCTTGCTTTATATCTTAAGATAAGATCGTAGTCGATGTACTCTCTAAGACCTAGATAGTAGTTGAAATTTGTGCGGTTTTTAACAAAATCCATATCGCCGCCAAGTCCTGCTATCTCAAATGATGTGCTAGCTATGATACCGCGTCTTGGCAAGTAGTAATCATCGGTGCTATTATATGTTAAAGCTGGAGTTATAGCGCTTTTTATAGCCTTGCCTTCTCTATAAATTTCTTTGCCTGTGTATCTATTTATATCTCTAAGCTCATCATCTTTTAAAGTAACTTTACT is a genomic window of Campylobacter concisus containing:
- the dksA gene encoding RNA polymerase-binding protein DksA, with product MTQNELNFFKKLLEDRKLQIKKNIYDSSVEVSGLRDSGVSDEFDIASVNTDQLIEQSISTQQRAELHEIDEALEKIANKTYGICDMCEEEIGVPRLKVKPHAKYCIACREIIEKTAKN
- a CDS encoding uroporphyrinogen III synthase HEM4, which gives rise to MKTRKFLVYCIIYTAVVAGLTYSLNSSDFTFELLGQAITLPVAVWVALPVALLALLALLHIAYHGYAFYRYKKWIKKDSQLYKDLAKETLLGFESNKDFKTDTYKIASQLTRSISPVGELKDVGVDDGEINNILQTIKSIKNKEIVDLKKFRLAKDSKLNILNELNKIEQMPTYYLDVLKNQEQNDSLKKAAFYKLIKTASFSEIKKIDPELASEDIMTIITRFVNDEIDLSSDEIFDLLNNAKVTKAQYDKAAIMLKNKLKPDAFIGIFEKLKSIHADADEAYVYALFELQMLDKVREAIEGSDPDEFKEIKVLLFLRDNGKMVPSSLFFK
- a CDS encoding Cj0814 family flagellar-dependent secreted protein yields the protein MKVSYNSILTKQHYQKQTKSEGFANFLPNTPNINSISQTTTPKNDFVSSSSIDSLYQAKFTSQEGYGYSVDAKGFMGADFNKAAGLPQDFKIHKSTLDAIVLHNQKHPNFTNFSMNTKKDNVLFGEDSFANIDLADTIKQYYKIFDQISAGVISKGKEFYSNEDLAKMPKGYFSKDKKIDYSEYLMGRMSSDEIDGLTDRSNEKVTHVFRTAQDADDARKLMNDLKDINVEVNGNFLDFSPEVMTTEHTIPYMWVSSAGYDFKPDMSVYDNEQGYTKEQIFVAFLKNEQGLVLQGGTTRITDEARNVYRDKLILTKQDRSEIGIPKAYYNEILSGKKDLKDILARILKLRNLELKKDQTLEGLANKIMDVLKEFDERMKVKA
- a CDS encoding tRNA dihydrouridine synthase, which encodes MIDFSKKPLFLAPLAGFSDLPLRSVVKKFGCDVTVSEMISANALVYESSDKTLEMLKKSPNEEPYVVQIAGSDIENLKKAVLIINKFDGIYGLDLNCGCPVPKVVRQGAGSALLNDLDKLQSIIEAIKSISNKESLSVKFRLGFNDKNEEKIAKACEEAGADYIAVHGRTRAGGYSAKVDYEAIARVKASVKIPVIANGDINAQNADEILNLTKCDALMIGRASIGNPWIFHEIKTKSSVDKALKQEIILAHFDAMIEHYGEHGLCIFRKHLHQYSKGIDGATTFRNDVNFIKDVAAMRERIREFFA
- the recO gene encoding recombination protein RecO encodes the protein MQGYILRVQKVRDEDLLVFVLTPNLLVKSYRFFGARHSNIMTGYKIDFELEQEAKFLPKLRSILHLGFKWLLERDKLIIWQQFMRLLYDHLKEVEQLDEIYFFELDRCAKQMQLQNPKRLIIESYVKILEYEGRLHSELECFICDEEIESELCLTRGFLPSHKHCLDRSEFDASKIKNLFDTKSTIELNDDEINRLYKILLDGL
- the accD gene encoding acetyl-CoA carboxylase, carboxyltransferase subunit beta, with the translated sequence MNFSDIFSKIRKAQPRPEEAPTHWVKCDNCHSLMYYKEVEACFNVCPKCGYHMRLKADDRINLICDEGSFVEFDANLKPVDPLNFVDKKSYKKRITENKEKTGRTSSVICGEGKCNGQEIQLVVFDFGFMGGSLASVEGEKIVRAIKRAIEKCQALIIVSASGGARMQESTFSLMQMSKTSAALKLLDEARLPYISILTDPTMGGVSASFAWLGDLIIAEPGALIGFAGQRVIKQTIGADLPEGFQRAEFLLEHGLIDDIVPRSEHKKYISDMVKFLTSNKKAVKNEATSESEAGFELKLKTKG
- a CDS encoding 23S rRNA (pseudouridine(1915)-N(3))-methyltransferase RlmH, with the translated sequence MEISVFSIQKSSRDNFENEIQEYIKMSAKFAKINDKIIFNEKIAKAQSSGRSDALRAYDEIYEPNLKGFCVMLDENGSQLDSQEFAQILNSNSQINFFIGGAYGLSQNLKNKAQKVVSLSKMTMAHKVAKLVLFEQIFRGLCINANHPYHK